Below is a genomic region from Gadus morhua chromosome 4, gadMor3.0, whole genome shotgun sequence.
acaaacaaggcttccttttacagcacagtttcagcttaattactgggtaaattgacgtgttttacttggtaacgtcacagaacgtacatggtacaagtttttgttgactgcatggaaaagggaataatgtattacaaattatatggtaagaacctggtaataccatggaaacaaacgaggcttccttttacagtacagtttccgcttaattactgggtaaagtcgcagaacgtacatggtacaagtttgtgttgactgcatggaaaagggaataacgtattacaaattatgtggtaagaacctggtaataccatggaaataaacgaggcttccttttacagtacagtttcagcttaattactgggtaaattggtgtgttttacttggtaatgtcgcagaacgtacatggtaagtTTGtattgactgcatggataatggaatgtatctattataaattatatggtaagaacctggtaataccatggaaacaaacggctttgtacccagtatttaagaagatgtaccataacactagaggaaaactgttcctgcagaggttgttaccaggtaagtaattccatagtggtaaatcgaataaaccctttctaaatgggtgcagctacgaataataactaagaaaaagtattttattggaaagcactatgccaatttctagatagtacatcattaaacttgggctgttaacaacataaaccttggataagaggtgtttataagaattggttgcctaatttcctaggaagtacacaatatcggagttattaccaacctaaaacggTTACAACTAcatgctacttagttgagttgatgggtaatagtggaggttttacttggtacatcagctgtaattcctctgtatttaccttcttattaccagtggtaattacacagtaatacactataatttaccggataattcctctgtatttaccttcttattaccagtcgtaattacccagtaatacactatgatttatcatgtattttctgggtaactacctctgtatttaccttcttattaccagtggtaattacccagtaatacactatgatttaccatgcatgtaccgggtaaatacctagtaattaggggactgtaaaaggaagggttacccatTTATGGGGGCGTACACATTTTACAAGGTTACAACAGTGCACTAAATGCTTTGGGAATcataaagaaaaagtaaataaaaaatagggtAAATAAAATCGTATGATAAAAAGAATATGGAGAATAAAAAAAGTTTGACACGTCAGGGAAACCCCTTAAGCAGCGAGTAAACATAAACAGGTTAAAAACCAGTTGCACACAGGCCTTTCATAACGAAAGTATGTAAATTACACTTCCTTGAGGTGACTTTCTTCTGTAGAAAGTGTGCCACCCATGATATCACCTGAAACAAGCAATCGTTTGGGGGTGTGATATTGATTAgcacgtgtgtgcgcgtgcatgtgtgtgtgtttagggctAATCAAttgtgcagtgtttcccccagcactgcaTGGTTAAGGCGGCTGccgcactgtatggttaaggtgGCTGACTTAACAACAAtagccttgactaccaatgactaccaatgtattgaaaaaatatataggcaatataatcttttttttgGAAATGATTCTGCATTAATAACGTACAAAAcacgtagggaaagaaaacattttttccatcaggtaaaaaaaataaagataaataatgcattgcaTTGGTAATACTGAAAGCTTTTCgaatggaattgaaacggcGGCAATTGGTGGTTGTATATATTATTGCGAACTGAAAACCTCACCGAAGACCGCAGGACCAACAGTTATTTTAATGATTGTGTACTCATTAAAATAACAtcttaaatgtgtttgtttgtcaagCCTAGGGCATCGTTTCAAGAACCTGGTAAATAGCAGGTGAGCTCAGAGATAGACCTGCCCACTACTGCAGTGCAATTCCAAATTATTTCTATCttctcattgttttttttgcaaagaaCAACATTATATGGGTATCCTATACTATTAAAAATTGGGATCCACAGATAGAAATTAAGGAGCAAATTGACATAATGTTCAAAGCCTGCAGAGTAAAAGTAGTCAATACAGTGAGTGTGCTGTCTAGTAAActtcacatttaaaaaatgtattaatgtataTACTGCTATTATACACGTTGTATTTATCACCAATCAAAAAACACCGTCTTTGGATATCTGAAATAAAAAATTGAAACTAACTATTAACATTTGGATTATAGTCAGATATCTGAAAGGGGAGTTTTTCCTATTTTGCAGATAACCAGAATGTTCTTTCTGGATATCATTAGTGCAACTGCGGATATCTGGAACCCAATACACACGCATGGTAAAAGGGGCGTGGTTTGAGCTCGGACGTTGAGGATGTAGCTGAGAAGTTATGTATGTGGATATCTGAAAGTTATTTTTTACTTCGAAGAAATTAGATTTCAGATTTCGTGCAATATACATTACGTCTATTAAATGTTTAAACGGCTTAATCAAAACAACTATTTGGCTTTTGTCCGGGACTGCACCGCTCAGGTGGGTGCGAAGAGGAGTGACGTCAGACCTCCAGGAAACCGCTCTTATAGAGTCAGAGTTCTGGTTAAACACGACCTCAACTAACACTGTGACAGTGTGCATGCTATTTGCGTGTAGGCGATACATTGTTATAACTAGTTGTAGGACTCAGACATGCTGAGCCACTTGAAAGTAACTCTTCATATAGATAGTCCTGAGTCCTGTATGGTCTCAGTACCTTAGTCCAAGTGCTGTGTATCTGTATCTGGTCTAAGTAACTTAGTCTAAGTCCTGTTTATGTGTATCTCGTAATTCAAGTCTAAGTAGTCCAATTCTTGTATGTCTATGGTTTGAGTAGTCCACGCGGACGACGTCCTGTATCTCTATGGTCCAAGCAGTCCAAGTTCAGTATGTATACGGTTTATTTCTTCCAAGTCCTGTGTGTCTACACACTTAAACAGACACCGCGCCACAGTTCTTATCGCTAAGATGTGGTTATGTAACCAGGCAcgttttaatttcaaacattctTTCCGACTCACCAGAAGAAAATCTTTGAGAAGCAGTTGGCCGTCGCCGCTGGGTTGATCTTCTCTATCTCTTTCACCTGAACTTGCTCCATGGCTGCAACTCATTCGGGACTGATATCAGTACGCGGTGTGGGAGGTGACGCTCCCAATTAAAGCCCACCGAGAGATGCGTGAGTCCTTCTCCCCTTGGAGCCGCCGCATGTCCGCTCTGGACGCCGGGCTGTGTATGTACATCAGACACTCAAACACCGCCCGAGGACCAGCAGCGCCGGTCACGTGCACACAAGGAGTAACATGATTGTGTGAGGATAGCGAGGGCAGGGTCGCTACCAGTTGCTCCTCCCTTCAGGATACTtcgtcttttttattttaccccaggatgcatttacatttagggttgAGACACTTTTATTCAAAAGGAACGAACTTGAAGCCTTCAGATTTAGAATcaccccactctacctccttCGATAACCCGTCCAATGTTAACGTTTGAATAATATGTGAAGGTTGTAAAATaaatagagctgtcaagcgattaaaatatttaatcgtgattaatcgcattaatgtcatagttaactctaattaatcgcgattaatcacaaattatttttctatgctaaatatcccttgatttttttgtcccataaatcttctcattttaattctcttatcaacatggtgaagtgcatcggcttgccttgtgcaaatgattttttattgataacaacattggcatatacactgatcaaaacaggacgatacaaaaaaagagcctatagtgcaattaaacgactgctttgaacaaatgtcatttgaacatagcagtcaggctactgcttcttcgttttgagccaaagaaaaaaaaaaaaaattttttttttttttttaatataaaataattgcgttaatcgcgcgataaaaaaattaacgccgttaaatttggtttgcgttaaacccgttaataacgcgtttaactgacagctctaaaaataaacatttagatTGCCAAAGTAGTTAAATGAAACAAAGGAAAACCAAGTAGCAAAATCGTATCTTCAATACTCTGAAAACGTTAAACATCGAAAAATACAGATCAAGTTATTATGCAAGTTGTATGAGTATATGAGCAGTATCGGGCCCGAGTCCAAGTACTGGTATCTGTAACAGTTCATCCCTAATTGTATGCATCTATTTTGAGACGCCCAACATGTGCTTGAATATTTATGTGTTTATGAGTGTTAGAAGGTGGGTATAACGTAAATATCTGACGTCTGGAAGATTTGCAGAAGTAGCAAGTCAGAAGTACTAGACTTGATAGCATCAACAAGAAATAAAAGTTTCTCAAGGTGAAATAAAACCTAAACAAAATTAGGATTAAATAGCTGATGAGTCAGCCTGCAATGTGTAAATTACCTCAATGAATGTGAAGATGCCAAGCAGTGAATAGGATTTCCAGTAGCAACGGATGACGGCTTTGCAGAAGCTTGGTTTCTTCAGCTCTTTGGCACTCTTCAGGCACTCTTCATCCCAGTAGCTGTTCAATGGGGTTAGATGGGCCTTATTCACTTGTGCGATTACAAACTGCTTTTGTTGGCTAAAAAGCTATAAGCCTACTTCAAATGTTACTTCTTCTTTGTCTTCATCTATTGTCACTGTTCGTTGGGTGCCAAATATAACAATAACATGAGTAGAAGATTATTAGGCatttaagacagacagacagacagacagacagacagacagacagacagacagacagacagacagacagacagacagacagacagacctttgCAAGGTCAACCCCAGTGTTTTTGAGCGGAATTCCGGCAGCACGTTGTACAAGTCTTCTTCTTCCAGGGACCGTTTGTAACCGATACGAAACAAGGGGTTCAGCCAGCTGGTGACAGAAGAGAATTTAGAGGGACTAAAATCATAGTAGACTATTGGCTACCGGCTTGTAAGATACAGTGTGGTCATTTATGGGGGCGTACACATTTTACAAGGTTACAACAGTGCACTAAATGCTTTGGGAATcataaagaaaaagtaaataaaaaatagggtAAATAAAATCGTATTATAAAAAGAATATGGAGAATAAAAAAAGTTTGACACGTCAGGGAAACCCCTTAAGCAGCGAGTAAACATAAACAGGTTAAAAACCAGTTGCACACAGGCCTTTCATAACGAAAGTATGTAAATTACACTTCCTTGAGGTGACTTTCTTCTGTAGAAAGTGTGCCACCCATGATATCACCTGAAACAAGCAATCGTTTGGGGGTGTGATATTGATTAgcacgtgtgtgcgcgtgcatgtgtgtgtgtttagggctAATCAAttgtgcagtgtttcccccagcactgtatggttaaggcgacTGCCGCACTGTATGGTTAAAGTGGCTGACTTAACAACAAtagccttgactaccaatgactaccaatgtattgaaaaaatatataggcaatataatctttttttttggaaatgattctgcattaataaagtacaaaacacgtagggaaagaaaacattttttccatcaggtaaaaaaaataaagataaataatgcattgcaTTGGTAATACTGAATGCTTTTCgaatggaattgaaacggcGGCAATTGGTGGTTGTATATATTATTGCGAACTGAAAACCTCACCGAAGACCGCAGGACCAACAGTTATTTTAATGATTGTGTACTCATTAAAATAACAtcttaaatgtgtttgtttgtcaagCCTAGGGCATCGTTTCAAGAACCTGGTAAATAGCAGGTGAGCTCAGAGATAGACCTGCCCACTACTGCAGTGCAATTCCAAATTATTTCTATCttctcattgtttttttttcaaagaacAACATTATATGGGTATCCTATACTATTAAAAATTGGGATCCACAGATAGAAATTAAGGAGCAAATTGACATAATGTTCAAAGCCTGCAGAGTAAAAGTAGTCAATACAGTGAGTGTGCTGTCTAGTAAActtcacatttaaaaaatgtattaatgtataTACTGCTATTATACACGTTGTATTTATCACCAATCAAAAAACACCGTCTTTGGATATCTGAAATAAAAAATTGAAACTAACTATTAACATTTGGATTATAGTCAGATATCTGAAAGGGGAGTTTTTCCTATTTTGCAGATAACCAGAATGTTCTTTCTGGATATCATTAGTGCAACTGCGGATATCTGGAACCCAATACACATGCATGGTAAAAGGGGCGTGGTTTGAGCTCGGACGTTGAGGATGTAGCTGAGAAGTTATGTATGTGGATATCTGAAAGTTATTTTTTACTTCGAAGAAATTAGATTTCAGATTTCGTGCAATATACATTACGTCTATTAAATGTTTAAACGGCTTTATCAAAACAACTATTTGGCTTTTGACCGGGACTGCACCGCTCAGGTGGGTGCGAAGAGGAGTGACGTCAGACCTCCAGGAAACCGCTCTTATAGAGTCAGAGTTCTGGTTAAACACGACCTCAACTAACACTGTGACAGTGTGCATTCTATTTGCGTGTAGGCGATACATTGTTATAACTAGTTGTAGGACTCAGACATGCTGAGCCACTTGAAAGTAACTCGTCATATAGATAGTCCTGAGTCCTGTATGGTCTCAGTACCTTAGTCCAAGTGCTGTGTATCTGTATCTGGTCTAAGTAACTTAGTCTAAGTCCTGTTTATGTGTATCTCGTAATCCAAGTCTAAGTAGTGCAATTCTTGTACGTCTATGGTTTGAGTAGTCCACGCGGACGACGTCCTGTATCTCTATGGTCCAAGCAGTCCAAGTTCAGTATGTATACGGTTTATTTCTTCCAAGTCCTGTGTGtctacacacataaacagacaccgCGCCACAGTTCTTATCGCTAAGATGTGGTTATGTAACCAGGCAcgttttaatttcaaacattctTTCCGACTCACCAGAAGAAAATCTTTGAGAACCAGTTGGCCGTCGCCGCTGGGTTGAGCTTCTCTATCTCTTTCACCTGAACTTGCTCCATGGCTGCAACTCATTCGGGACCGATATCAGTACGCGGTGTGGGAGGTGACGCTTCCAATTAAAGCCCACCGAGAGATGCGTGAGTCCTTCTCCCCTTGGAGCCGCCGCATGTCCGCTCTGGACGCCGGGCTGTGTATGTACATCAGACACTCAAACACCGCCCGAGGACCAGCAGCGCCGGTCACGTGCACACAAGGAGTAACATGATTGTGTGAGTGTAGCGGTTGCGTACTCTCTCGTTGCGTTGTGATTGAGACCACGATGGAACCATTGGCAGCCAGCCGTTTATTctggtggaatatttaacaggggaaatgctctttgagaaccctcacaatggcagcctctcccagccggggtatacgtagactagccatttacatggaaataaatatcacattaaacaaattaatatttgaatgggcgtttggtgacatacctggtggaatatttaacatgggaaatgctctttgagaaccctcacaatggcagcctaaCATGAGAGAAAGACAAGCTGAAGTACACATTCTTGGCGAAGTCCAcgctagggctttgacttttggccaaaaatcatattcgaagttcgtttgtttattaatattagtattcgaatatattcaaatatttattaataatattttgaccattaaatgccttcagtaatacctgggctgaatccgagtacttagtacatactatttatgttcagtgtctactacagctatgcgtagaacgcctagaacggtctacagctatgcgtagaacgcctctgaactcttccgaacaccgccgtaactccaccggatgtttggagatgacgtgtctcccctcagatgccggcaaaattaccttgattagttacctgttttccatcttgtcatcgttgctattaaattaaaaatgtctttttacttaattacttactttacttttttactctttttaatgtctctttttttcgccgctttctatgacgtctttctaagccgctgttggtagtgtcgggtcagccatctcttcttcgttcgttaccacacccgtagtctggtaacgacctaccgttgtatactgtggcggtagtacgcattcggaaacgttttccgtgctacacaatgcacactgagcattcggacgcgctatatttgtggcgtactacaaaatgcatactataagtatgagtattcggattcagcccttgattgggctttgcgaggtttgtttaccggcgttgctatggttaccggtcttgcgtgttccaactgtttattatgtttctaataaatcgctgtctaatcaatacttcattcactgcctcttccgtggtcattacaatattatgaatagactgcatgggttctccgacgtctctccctcttggcctgcccataacaggttcgaatattaagggctgcctaatattcgttcgaattatttttattttttttgatattcgaattatattcgaatcacgaagttcgaagtcaaagccctagtccACGCTAGCTAAGTAGCTACGACCAAAGCACATGGTAGCCAAGCTAGCGATCCTAAGCCTAAAgtccatttaaatgtaattacagATTCAAaggaacacaatatatatgtacaagCAACCAAGTATTAATACAGTATTATGTACATTTAGACTCCCGTAATACATCGCCAAAGTGTGGATTCATATTTAACTGCTCTGACTACCtacctctcccagccggggtatacgtagactgaggagaggaggtgtcacgttaaaattgtaccgggggcgaaaattgtaccggcctacgtcatcgtttgtttacatcctgacaacctgacaacctgcccggcaacagacgacgcgatgcagaaaacatgtttccaaacgacgaaataacataatacagatagcggatcgctatctgtattatgatagatagcgataacacttgtttttactttatatttgtattgtatttaattgcttaatcgaaacaataaaaaaatttgcccgcaaaacgggcgatcgcaTCAAATGACGCatcaaatcacgtaggaaggttcttgaacattctagactatgaaacctgcttaaaacactcagtttactagctaaattcgattaaacaattcaatacaatacaaatataaagtaaaaacaagtgttatctagcgatccgttatctgtattatgtttcaagaaccctcctacgtcatttgacgcgatcgcccgtttcgcgggcaaaacatttgtcatttgacgcgatcgcccgtttcgcgggcagatttttttattgtttcgattaaacaattaaatacaatacaaatataaagtaacaACAAgcgttatcgctatctatcataatacagatagcgatccgctatctgtattatgttatttcgtcgtttggaaacatgttttctgcatcgcgtcgtctgttgccgggcaagttgtcaggatgtaaacaaacgatgacgtaggccggtacaattttcgccctcggtacaattttaacgtgacagaggcAGCAACGTACAATACAACCCCCGCATTCCGCTAGGGGGAGCTCTAGCACTCCAACCAAGACTCCCACTACCACAGCCAGCGCAAGGATCTCGCTGGCAATGGCAAGTGGGAAGCATTAACCCTGCTACATTCCCCTCTACTGATTTCCACTTGCCCATCCAAAGAACAACCATACAAGTGCTGTGAGAACCCCTGAAACAAACCAAAGCAGGCACAGTAaacaacatacaaatacacagtgaataacaaaacaaaaattcaGTACTGTTCATACTACAGGTATCAAGCATTCCAGTCAGTGACCATCCCTGAAGAATTAGAATGAGGAAGGCTGCAAAGCCTCCCAACACCCATAGGAAAACATGCCCGTTTACATGTTAGGCTACCTGATACCACATAATTTACACAGTACAGTCGACGACCACCTGGACCCACAACATTCTATGTCACACAGGTCCCTGCACCATTCAGAGCTTTATCCCTTCTGATGAAGAaaggaaaaacaaccaaaaaaaaaaaaaaaaaaaaaaaaaaaaacggcactttaatatacacaaaaataaataaataaaataaaataaataaaatcagaaAAATCAAAATCCATAAACCTTAGAACCCAGCCAAAACTCTCTGGTGCATATTTTGGATGAGCCTGACCACAGGTCTAATAATCCTCCCACATCTAGATCTCACACCTAGCATTATATCACTGCCAGCAGTATCGGGCTGAGGATGCTGTACCCTATCTACAGTCAGTGAACCTTCAACAGAAGACCGCAAAACAGGTGCTGACACAGGGTCAAGTCGCAAGTCAGGCTGGTCCGAAGGACAGTCAACGTCAGCCGTCAAGTCAGGTGGAACTGTCCAATCGTCTGCATCCCCAGTTAAGTCACAGGAGGTAGTCTGGGCCGGAGGGTCAACATTCTCCTCCAGGTCAAGAGGTGCGTCACAAGAGACAGTCCGAACAGGTCTGTCAGCCAACAAGGCATCCAGCGGATCTCCATTAGAGTCTGGGAGTCGTGAGATCCAAGAAACAGTCCTGTCCTCTGAATCACAATCAGGCAGGACGGCAGAACCCACATCACCATCCGGAAAGGAATCATCCGTAGCAAAGTCACTCACACAGGAACCGTCATTTTCGGACCCAGGTGGGATAGGCAAGAAATTGACAGGCATTATCAAATTTCTATGGACCACCTTCTCTCGATCCGTTGTACAGTTCTTGatcctgaaggtgtgtgtgttttcgtgtttcTCCACAACAGTGTGCAGGTGACTGTCCCAGCGATCAGCCAACTTTCTCTTCCCACGCTCTCCTTTGTTGGCTAAAAGAACCCTGTCTCCAACTTCCACAGCCGCGCCCCTGAACTTCCTGTTGTATAAGGCAGCTTGTCTCTGCTGCTGTTTAGTAGAGGAGGTCTGAGCGATTTTTATGGCCTCTGCCAGATCATGCCCAAGACCCTGCACATAGGCGTCATAATCCACCAGCTGATCATCCTGAAGGACAGACCCAAACAACAGGTCGACTGGCAGCCTGGGTGTCCGCCCAAACATCAGCTGAAATGGAGCAAACCCTGTGGTCTCGTGCACTGTAGCATTATAGGCGAAGGTGAGAGATGCTGCGGCCACCTGTGCTTGGCCTTGGGCGGCTCTTAGGCTCTTATCATTCCACCAAGGGTGCGATTGAATCTCTCAACAGCTCCATTGCCCATGGGGTGGTACGGGGTGGTGCGCGATTTCTGGACACCAGCAGCAATGAGCATCTCGGCTATAAGACTGCTTTCGAAGTTGGCCCCCTGGTCCGAATGTATGCGCTCAGGAAAGCCGTACACACAGAAGAAGTTGTTCCAAAGTTGATTTGCAACAGCTTTTGCTGACTGGTTTGGACAGAGGTATGCCTGAGCCAGTTTGGTAAAATGGTCGGTAACCACAAGCACATCAAGTGACTTGTTAGAAGAATCTTCAGCCGACCAAAAGTCAATACAAACCAACTCGAGAGGCCTAGATGTCACTATGCTCTCGAGTGGCGCCCTGCCCTCCGGCTCTGGAGACTTGCTAAATACATAGCGGCGACAACACCGCACGTATTCCTTCACGTCTCTCTCCATGCCTTGCCAGTAGAATCTCTGTCTAGAGAGGTAGAGCGTTCGTCTTTGGCCTTGATGACCAGCTTCATCATGCACACCTCTGAGGACCTCTTCCCTCAGTACCAAGGGCACAACATACTGGTACGTCTTCCGCTGTGTGACAACATCCTTCGAAACACGATAGAGGACGCCTTGTTTGATGGAAAGTTTCTCCGAATGCCTGAGGAGCCTCAAAGTGTCAGCTGGCTCATGCCCACGCTCACGCCTTGATGGACGTCTCTGCCTCTCCACAAAGTGAAGCACCCGACTCAAGCAAGGGTCTGCACGTTGTGAAGCCATCAACGTCTCTTTAGGCAAGGGACGGATGTCGGAATGCTCACGTGGTTGGATGGATTGCACAAgctgaggaaggagaaaggCTTGGGGAGGCACATGCTCCTGGCCCAATGACCGCTCCAAGACAGCAGAGACGGCCTGATTGGAAACGGAAGGGCCCAAGGACACTGCCACAGCACTGCTGAGAGATGGCATGACTCGCGGATTGCAGGATTGACGGAACGCATCCTGCACACTGTCAAGGTTCAAGGCGTTCGCCTCCTCCATGAGTGCATCATACGGGACCCTGGTGAGACGATGAAGCATACTGGGCTGCACAAAAGGCTCCCGGCTGAGTGCGTCCGCCACAACATTCTTAGGACCGGGGATGTATCTTATTTCAAAGTCGAACGGGGCGAGCTTAGCCACCCATCTCTGTTCACAAGCATCGAGTCTGGACTTACTCAGAATGTAGGTCAACGGATTATTGTCCGTCC
It encodes:
- the LOC115542111 gene encoding multidrug resistance-associated protein 4-like is translated as MEQVQVKEIEKLNPAATANWFSKIFFCWLNPLFRIGYKRSLEEEDLYNVLPEFRSKTLGLTLQSYWDEECLKSAKELKKPSFCKAVIRCYWKSYSLLGIFTFIEVIYTLQADSSAI